The Flavobacterium sp. 140616W15 sequence GTTGTTGTAATGGTTTTAGTTCAGATTTCATTATTGAAGAATTATTATGATAAAAAATATAGATTCTAAGTTGTTTTTCTTGAAAATTATCGATTGATTTATTCTTGATATTGTAAGAAATTAACAGTTGTTTTTTATTTGTAAATGATTGATTTTTAAGTAATTTGATTTTTTTATTTGGTTTTTATTTTTATGAAAATTTTGGTACAACGAACCGTTGCAACTCTGAAACTTATAAAGTATCTTTGCACCTTAATTCGAAATTCATAAAATGAATAAATTACTGATTGTCGGAACGGTTGCTTTCGATGCGATTGAAACCCCTTTTGGGAAAACAGATAAAATATTAGGTGGTGCAGCGACATATATTGGTTTGTCGGCATCGTTTTTCAACCTACAATCGGCTATTGTTTCTGTAGTTGGAGATGATTTTCCTCAAGAACATTTAGATTTGTTAAAGTCAAGAAATATTGATATTTCTGGATTAGAAATTGTAGAAGGTGGAAAAACTTTCTTTTGGAGTGGACTTTATCATAACGACCTTAATTCAAGAGATACGCTAGCAACAGAACTTAATGTATTGGCAGATTTTCAACCTAAAGTTCCACAAAACTTCAAGGATTCTGATGTTGTAATGCTAGGAAACTTGCATCCTTTGGTACAAAGTAGTGTTTTGGATCAAATGGAGTCAAAACCAAAATTAGTAGTTTTGGATACAATGAACTTTTGGATGGATTGTGCTTTGCCAGAATTACTAGATGTTATAAAACGTGTTGATGTAATTACAATCAATGATGAAGAAGCGAGACAACTTTCGGGAGAATATTCATTAGTTAAAGCAGCAGCAAAGATTCATACACTTGGGCCAAAATATGTGGTAATCAAGAAAGGAGAACATGGAGCATTGTTATTTCATGATAAAGAGGTGTTTTTTGCACCAGCATTGCCTTTAGAAGATGTCTTTGATCCAACAGGAGCAGGAGATACTTTTGCAGGAGGATTTGCAGGATTTATTACACAGAGTGAAAATATTTCATACACTAATATGAAGAACGCTGTGATTTATGGATCGAATTTAGCTTCTTTTTGTGTAGAGAAATTCGGAACAGAAAGAATGGTAGCATTAGATAAAAACGAAGTAGTGGCTAGATTGAAACAATTTAAATCACTAACTCAGTTTGATATAGAACTATAAAGAATTAAGCCTCGTTCACGGGGCTTTTTTAATTTTGTTATTACAAAATAGTACAAACTACAACAACAACACAAACACAAATACAATGAGCGACGCTTTAAAACACGAATGTGGTATAGCTTTGGTTAGACTTCTTAAACCGCTTGAATTTTACAAAGAAAAATACGGAACAGCTTTTTATGGGATAGAGAAAATGTATCTTATGATGGAAAAGCAACATAACCGTGGACAAGATGGTGCTGGTTTTGCAAGCATCAAATTAGATGTTGAGCCAGGACAACGATATATAAGTAGAGTTCGTTCAAATCACTCACAACCTATACGTGACGTTTTTGCTCAAATAAACGACCGTATCAATGAAGAAATGGCTGCACATCCTGAATATGCTGGAAACGTTGCACTTCAAAAAGAAAATATTCCATATATAGGAGAGCTGTTTTTAGGACATGTTCGTTATGGAACTTTTGGAAAAAATAGCATAGAAAGTGTACATCCTTTTTTACGTCAGAGTAACTGGATGCATCGTAATCTTATATTGGCAGGTAATTTTAACATGACTAATGTTAAAGAGCTTTTCGAAAATTTGGTTGAACTTGGGCAGCATCCTAAAGAAATGGCGGATACAGTTACCGTTATGGAAAAAATTGGTCACTTTCTTGATAAAGAAGTAATGGCATTATATCAGGATTGTAAAGAAGAAGGATACTCAAAAAGAGATGCTTCGCCTGTTATTGCAGATCGATTAGATATTGGAAAAATATTAATGCGTTCAGCTAAAAACTTAGATGGAGGATACGCAATGGCTGGATTATTAGGTCATGGTGATGCATTTGTTTTTAGAGATCCAGCTGGGATTCGTCCAGCTTATTTTTATCAAGATGATGAGGTTGTAGTTGTAGCATCAGAGAGACCAGTTATTCAAACTGTTTTTAATGTACCATTTGATAGCGTTCAGGAAATTGAGCCAGGAAATGCGTTAATCATTAAAAAAAGTGGAAAAGTTTCGATGGAAGAAATTTTAACACCTACAGTTAAAAAAGCATGTTCATTTGAAAGAATTTATTTTTCAAGAGGAAGTGATGCCGAAATATATCAAGAACGTAAAAATTTAGGTAGATTAATTTTGCCTGCAGTTTTAAATTCAATTGATAGCGATACAGACAACACCGTTTTTTCTTACATCCCTAATACGGCCGAAACTTCTTTTTATGGTTTAGTTGAAGCTGCTCAGGATTTCTTGAATCAGAGAAAAAATAATTATATAATAGCAAATAGAAATACGCTTACTGCAGATACATTGCAAGAACTGCTTGCTGTAAAAATACGTACAGAGAAAGTAGCTATTAAAGATGCTAAATTAAGAACCTTTATTACAGAGGATAGTAGTCGTGATGGCTTAGTTGCTCACGTATACGATGTAACATATGGGGTTATAAAACCAACAGATAACTTAGTTATTATTGATGATAGTATTGTTCGTGGAACTACGCTTAAGATGAGCATCATAAAAATGATGGATCGTTTAAATCCAAAACGAATTGTAATTGTATCATCAGCTCCGCAAATTCGTTTTCCAGATTGTTATGGAATCGATATGGCAAAGTTGGAAGGATTGGTTGCTTTTAGAGCTGCTTTAGAATTGTTAAAAGAACGTAATTTATATCATATAGTAGACGAGGTTTATGCTAAGTGTAAAGCGCAGGAGAATTATTTAGACACAGATGTTGTAAATTATGTTACTGCAATTTATGCGCCATTTGAACCACAAGAAGTTTCGGATAAGATCGCAGAAATGTTAAGTTCGCCAGAGATTAAAGCTGAAGTAAAAATCATATTCCAAACAGTAGAAGATTTGCATATTGCATGTCCTAAGAACCTTGGGGATTGGTACTTTACAGGTGATTATCCGACTCCAGGAGGGAATAGAGTAGTGAATCGAGCTTTTATGAATTTCTACGAAGGAAAAGACGCTAGAGCGTATTAAAGCATAATGAAAGGTTAAAACGTGCATTTCATCGGTTTTTTTTACCGTTTATCTTAATTGTTTGGAGAAAATGCACTGCTAACATACTTTTGAAGTACCATAACATTAGTAGGTTAAGTTTATGGTAGATTTGGGGCAAAAAGGGTGGAAGTAATTCCACCTTTTTTATTGGAATAAAGTCAAGTACAAGCGCCAGATAACGGCTTCCTGGATATGAAATAATACTTATAAACGTTTTTTTTGTAGTTCAACAGAATTATTTGCTAGAGCTATAATGTCAACATACATTTGAAGAACCATAACATTAGTAGGTTAAGTTTATGGTAGATTTGGGGCAAAAAAGGTGAAAGAGATTTCACCTTTTTTATTTTCTTTTTTTCTAGAGAATAGAGCAAAGATTATAGAAGAAAGATTGTTGAGAAAAGAGGGTAGAACAGAGAATATAGAATAAAGATTATAGAATAAAAGACTCTGGATAAAGACATAAAAATATAAAAACAAAAAAAAAAGACGAATAACCGTTATAGGCTATTCGTCTTTTCTCTTTATTCTTTACTCTATTCTCTTCTTACTTGTCTAAAGCGAATCTTCTTGCAACTTCAGTCCAGTTAATTACACTGAAAAAAGCTTCAATATAATCAGGTCTTCTGTTTTGGTAGTTTAAGTAGTAAGCATGTTCCCAAACATCCATTCCTAAGATTGGAGTTCCTTCGCAACCTACTTCAGGCATTAATGGATTGTCTTGGTTTGGTGTTCCGCAAACATCTAACTTTCCTCCTTTAACTACGCATAACCAAGCCCATCCTGAACCAAATTGAGTAGCGCCAGCTTTTGCAAATTTAGCTTTGAATTCTTCAAAAGTTCCAAAAGAAGCCTCGATAGCTGCTAATAGATCTCCTGTAGGTAATCCACCACCGTTTGGTGACATTACTGTCCAGAATAAGTTGTGGTTGTAATATCCACCGCCATTGTTACGAACTGCAGCGTTTTTTTTATCTAAATTGATTAGGATGTTTTCTATTGTTTTACCTTCTAAATCTGTACTAGCAATTGCTGCATTAAGATTAGTAGTGTATGCATTATGATGTTTTGTGTGGTGGATTTCCATTGTACGAGCATCAATATGTGGTTCTAATGCGTCATACGCATAAGGTAATTGTGGTAATTCGAAAGCCATAATATTATTGTTTTATGATTTATAATTAAAATTAAATTCAAATTTATACATTTAACTTTGGAATAGAAAATACTATTTGACTATAA is a genomic window containing:
- a CDS encoding PfkB family carbohydrate kinase; the encoded protein is MNKLLIVGTVAFDAIETPFGKTDKILGGAATYIGLSASFFNLQSAIVSVVGDDFPQEHLDLLKSRNIDISGLEIVEGGKTFFWSGLYHNDLNSRDTLATELNVLADFQPKVPQNFKDSDVVMLGNLHPLVQSSVLDQMESKPKLVVLDTMNFWMDCALPELLDVIKRVDVITINDEEARQLSGEYSLVKAAAKIHTLGPKYVVIKKGEHGALLFHDKEVFFAPALPLEDVFDPTGAGDTFAGGFAGFITQSENISYTNMKNAVIYGSNLASFCVEKFGTERMVALDKNEVVARLKQFKSLTQFDIEL
- a CDS encoding amidophosphoribosyltransferase codes for the protein MSDALKHECGIALVRLLKPLEFYKEKYGTAFYGIEKMYLMMEKQHNRGQDGAGFASIKLDVEPGQRYISRVRSNHSQPIRDVFAQINDRINEEMAAHPEYAGNVALQKENIPYIGELFLGHVRYGTFGKNSIESVHPFLRQSNWMHRNLILAGNFNMTNVKELFENLVELGQHPKEMADTVTVMEKIGHFLDKEVMALYQDCKEEGYSKRDASPVIADRLDIGKILMRSAKNLDGGYAMAGLLGHGDAFVFRDPAGIRPAYFYQDDEVVVVASERPVIQTVFNVPFDSVQEIEPGNALIIKKSGKVSMEEILTPTVKKACSFERIYFSRGSDAEIYQERKNLGRLILPAVLNSIDSDTDNTVFSYIPNTAETSFYGLVEAAQDFLNQRKNNYIIANRNTLTADTLQELLAVKIRTEKVAIKDAKLRTFITEDSSRDGLVAHVYDVTYGVIKPTDNLVIIDDSIVRGTTLKMSIIKMMDRLNPKRIVIVSSAPQIRFPDCYGIDMAKLEGLVAFRAALELLKERNLYHIVDEVYAKCKAQENYLDTDVVNYVTAIYAPFEPQEVSDKIAEMLSSPEIKAEVKIIFQTVEDLHIACPKNLGDWYFTGDYPTPGGNRVVNRAFMNFYEGKDARAY
- a CDS encoding superoxide dismutase, whose protein sequence is MAFELPQLPYAYDALEPHIDARTMEIHHTKHHNAYTTNLNAAIASTDLEGKTIENILINLDKKNAAVRNNGGGYYNHNLFWTVMSPNGGGLPTGDLLAAIEASFGTFEEFKAKFAKAGATQFGSGWAWLCVVKGGKLDVCGTPNQDNPLMPEVGCEGTPILGMDVWEHAYYLNYQNRRPDYIEAFFSVINWTEVARRFALDK